A stretch of Bradyrhizobium sp. CCBAU 53338 DNA encodes these proteins:
- a CDS encoding tetratricopeptide repeat protein, with protein MAHEDRYGLQLSTTSDQAASAYREGVDLMLAGWTGTAEALERAIAADPDFALAHITRARVHAFYQQGDLARQKAAAARELVTKRGTERERSHVETLALAIEGRGADAIAAMSRHIERWPRDAVVLSLPLGAFGLFAFSGMADHDRARHELCQRVAHHYGEDWWFLTMSGWAMTENGDVARGRAVTERGFDLRRANAHAAHAVLHAMFEDGSIEDADRLVDAWIPTYDRAGILHGHILWHQALGALEHGDAARALKIYADVLQPSATQAPPLNVITDSASLLWRLSAYGHAVPKPLWVEADAAAQKLFPKSGLPFADVHMALLAAATQNREALAARLAVIEQRLSDGKLPAGVVVPAICRALAAFAGGNYATCVRELEPVLGEVVRIGGSHAQRELIEDTFLVALMRSGELPRARELLDARLHRRPSLRDRRWQAAMA; from the coding sequence ATGGCGCATGAAGACCGCTACGGCCTGCAGCTCTCCACCACCTCCGATCAGGCCGCATCCGCCTATCGGGAAGGCGTCGATCTCATGCTTGCTGGGTGGACCGGCACGGCGGAGGCGCTGGAGCGCGCCATCGCCGCCGATCCCGATTTCGCGCTGGCCCACATCACCCGCGCCCGCGTCCACGCCTTCTACCAGCAAGGCGATCTCGCTCGCCAGAAGGCCGCAGCGGCGCGCGAGCTCGTCACCAAACGTGGCACCGAGCGCGAGCGCTCGCATGTCGAGACGCTGGCGCTCGCGATCGAGGGACGCGGGGCCGACGCGATCGCAGCCATGTCCAGGCATATCGAGCGCTGGCCGCGCGATGCCGTGGTGCTGTCGCTGCCGCTCGGCGCGTTCGGCCTGTTCGCCTTCTCCGGCATGGCCGATCACGACCGCGCGCGGCACGAGCTCTGCCAACGCGTCGCGCATCATTACGGCGAGGACTGGTGGTTCCTCACCATGTCCGGCTGGGCGATGACCGAGAATGGCGACGTCGCGCGCGGCCGCGCTGTGACCGAGCGCGGCTTCGACCTTCGTCGCGCCAACGCCCATGCCGCGCACGCCGTGCTGCATGCGATGTTCGAGGATGGCTCTATCGAGGACGCCGACCGCCTCGTCGACGCGTGGATTCCGACCTATGACCGCGCCGGCATCCTGCACGGCCATATCTTGTGGCACCAGGCGCTCGGTGCGCTTGAGCACGGCGATGCCGCTCGCGCACTCAAAATCTATGCCGACGTGCTCCAGCCCTCCGCCACCCAGGCGCCGCCGCTCAACGTCATCACCGACAGTGCCTCGCTGCTCTGGCGCCTGTCGGCTTACGGCCACGCGGTGCCGAAGCCGCTCTGGGTCGAGGCCGACGCCGCGGCGCAAAAACTGTTCCCGAAATCGGGCCTGCCCTTCGCCGACGTCCACATGGCGTTGCTCGCAGCCGCGACGCAAAACCGCGAGGCGCTTGCCGCGCGCCTTGCCGTCATCGAGCAGCGGCTCAGCGACGGCAAGCTGCCGGCCGGTGTCGTGGTGCCGGCGATCTGCCGCGCACTGGCAGCCTTTGCGGGTGGGAACTACGCGACTTGCGTGCGCGAGCTGGAGCCAGTCCTTGGCGAGGTGGTGCGCATCGGCGGCAGCCATGCGCAGCGCGAGCTGATCGAGGACACGTTCCTCGTCGCCCTGATGCGCAGCGGCGAGCTGCCGCGCGCCCGCGAGCTGCTCGACGCCCGCCTGCACCGCCGCCCATCCTTGCGCGATAGGCGCTGGCAGGCAGCGATGGCTTGA
- a CDS encoding CoA pyrophosphatase yields the protein MRAFGDATRRNIEEACASFARLPDAAGPSALKRAAVVLALTASHDGDDTAFLLTRRASSLRSHRGQWALPGGRCDAGETPVEAALRELDEELALKLPADAVLGLLDDYPTRSGYLITPVVVWASSSDAIVPNPDEVASVHRIALDTIERDDAFDFTAIPESARRVIRFHHQMSLIHAPTAALIYQFRELLAGRQTRVADLEQPVFAWK from the coding sequence ATGAGAGCTTTCGGCGATGCCACCAGACGGAATATCGAAGAGGCCTGCGCGTCCTTCGCGCGGCTGCCGGATGCAGCCGGGCCGTCGGCACTGAAGCGCGCCGCGGTGGTACTGGCGCTGACCGCATCCCATGACGGCGACGACACGGCGTTTCTGCTGACCAGACGCGCATCGAGTTTGCGCTCCCATCGCGGCCAGTGGGCGCTGCCGGGTGGACGCTGCGATGCCGGCGAGACGCCGGTCGAGGCGGCGCTGCGCGAGCTCGACGAAGAGCTTGCGCTCAAGCTTCCGGCCGATGCAGTGCTCGGCCTGCTCGATGATTATCCGACGCGCTCCGGTTATCTGATCACGCCGGTCGTGGTCTGGGCCTCGAGCAGTGATGCGATCGTGCCGAACCCGGACGAAGTCGCCTCCGTCCATCGCATCGCGCTCGACACGATTGAACGCGACGACGCCTTCGATTTCACCGCCATCCCCGAAAGCGCCCGTCGCGTGATTCGCTTCCATCACCAGATGAGCCTGATCCACGCGCCGACCGCGGCGCTGATCTACCAGTTCCGCGAGCTGCTGGCGGGGCGGCAGACCCGCGTCGCCGACCTGGAACAGCCCGTTTTCGCCTGGAAATGA
- a CDS encoding aldo/keto reductase — protein MQYRQLGRSGLKVSPICLGTMMFGGPTDEAASRRIIAKAHDAGINFIDTADAYSKGGSEEVVGRAIGNIRHAWVLATKLANPMGNDPNRGGLSRRWMLQAAEESLKRLGTDHIDIYYLHKEDHATPLEETVRAMGDLIRSGKIRYFGVSNYRAWRVAEICNICDRLGIDRPVVSQPYYNAMNRMPEVEHFPACSYYGLGIVPYSPLARGVLTGKYKPDAAPDKETRAGRNDVRMMQTEWRPESLQLAQEIKTHAEKNGITAGQFAVAWVLNSAFVSSIVAGPRTEEQWDGYISALDYRFTAEDEALIDRLVVPGHPSTPGYNDPAYPIEGRRARTA, from the coding sequence ATGCAATACCGCCAACTCGGCCGCAGCGGCCTGAAAGTCTCGCCGATTTGCCTGGGCACCATGATGTTCGGCGGGCCGACCGATGAGGCGGCATCAAGGCGCATCATCGCCAAGGCGCATGATGCCGGCATCAACTTCATCGACACAGCGGATGCTTATTCGAAGGGCGGCTCCGAGGAAGTCGTCGGTCGCGCCATCGGCAACATCAGGCACGCCTGGGTGCTCGCGACAAAGCTCGCCAATCCCATGGGGAATGATCCTAATCGCGGCGGGCTGTCGCGGCGCTGGATGTTGCAGGCGGCGGAGGAGAGCCTGAAGCGGCTCGGCACCGACCACATCGACATCTACTATCTGCACAAGGAAGACCATGCGACGCCGCTGGAGGAGACGGTGCGCGCGATGGGCGACCTGATCCGATCAGGCAAGATCCGCTATTTCGGCGTGTCGAACTACCGCGCCTGGCGCGTCGCCGAGATCTGCAACATCTGCGACCGACTCGGCATCGACCGTCCCGTGGTGAGCCAGCCCTACTACAACGCGATGAACCGCATGCCCGAGGTCGAGCATTTTCCGGCCTGCTCCTATTATGGCCTCGGCATCGTGCCCTACAGCCCGCTGGCGCGCGGGGTGCTCACCGGCAAGTACAAGCCCGACGCCGCTCCGGACAAGGAGACACGCGCGGGCCGCAACGACGTCAGGATGATGCAGACCGAGTGGCGACCAGAATCGCTCCAGCTCGCGCAGGAGATCAAGACCCACGCCGAGAAGAACGGCATCACCGCCGGGCAATTCGCGGTCGCCTGGGTGCTGAACTCCGCCTTCGTCTCGTCGATCGTCGCAGGCCCGCGCACCGAGGAGCAGTGGGACGGCTACATCAGCGCGCTCGACTACCGCTTCACCGCGGAAGACGAGGCGCTGATCGACCGGCTGGTCGTGCCGGGCCATCCCTCGACACCGGGCTACAACGATCCGGCCTATCCGATCGAAGGACGCCGCGCGCGGACGGCGTGA
- a CDS encoding CoA-transferase translates to MSAERERREILIATIADLLDGIRHVAVGASSPIPAAGAMLLRARNELSGKPPVRISILGSQAHNFFTNGGIELFDCAAQGRVDAFFLGGGQIDGQGNINLVGTGDYPTSSVRWPGSFGSAYLYHLIPRVILFREEHSQRVFVPKVDFVSARAITPEVPRRGGPHALLTNMALFDFDREAGSFALRSVHPPFTPADIRENTGFDYQEAEVVRETPRPDAATLTLLRGRVFDELAETYPAFARTMKQAA, encoded by the coding sequence ATGTCTGCCGAACGCGAGCGCCGCGAGATCCTGATCGCCACCATCGCCGATCTGCTCGACGGCATCCGTCATGTCGCCGTCGGCGCGTCGTCGCCGATCCCCGCAGCCGGCGCCATGCTGCTGCGCGCGCGCAACGAACTCAGTGGCAAGCCGCCGGTGCGCATCTCGATCCTGGGGTCGCAGGCGCACAACTTCTTCACCAATGGCGGCATCGAGCTGTTCGACTGTGCCGCGCAAGGCCGGGTCGACGCGTTCTTCCTCGGCGGCGGCCAGATCGACGGCCAGGGCAACATCAACCTGGTCGGCACCGGCGACTATCCCACCAGCAGCGTGCGCTGGCCCGGTTCGTTCGGCTCGGCCTATCTCTATCACCTCATCCCGCGCGTGATCCTGTTTCGCGAAGAACACTCGCAGCGCGTGTTCGTGCCCAAGGTCGATTTCGTCAGCGCCCGCGCCATCACGCCGGAGGTGCCACGCCGCGGCGGGCCGCATGCGCTGCTGACCAACATGGCGCTGTTCGACTTCGATCGCGAGGCGGGCAGCTTCGCACTTCGCTCCGTGCACCCGCCGTTCACACCAGCCGACATCCGTGAGAACACAGGCTTTGACTACCAGGAGGCCGAGGTCGTGCGCGAAACGCCGCGGCCCGATGCCGCGACGCTGACGCTGCTGCGCGGACGGGTTTTCGACGAATTGGCCGAGACTTATCCGGCCTTTGCGCGGACCATGAAGCAGGCGGCGTGA
- a CDS encoding PaaI family thioesterase, with translation MTSKATAKLKSDGWTILETTGFMHLVGPLWERKVGGQYEFALATEDKHHNRRGMVQGGVMMTFADRTCGMTARYVSGKEYMATVQLDTHFVEAGKIGDILISRPRVVRSTRSLIFMSTEVTVDDRCIVMANGVFKILKGPA, from the coding sequence ATGACCAGCAAGGCCACAGCGAAGCTCAAATCCGACGGCTGGACCATCCTGGAGACGACAGGCTTCATGCATCTGGTCGGCCCGTTGTGGGAGCGCAAGGTCGGCGGCCAGTACGAGTTCGCACTCGCGACCGAAGACAAGCACCACAACCGCCGCGGCATGGTTCAGGGCGGCGTGATGATGACCTTCGCGGACCGCACCTGCGGCATGACCGCCCGCTACGTCTCCGGCAAGGAGTACATGGCAACGGTGCAGCTCGACACTCATTTCGTCGAGGCCGGCAAGATCGGCGACATTCTGATCTCCCGCCCCCGCGTGGTGCGCTCGACCCGCAGCCTGATCTTCATGAGCACAGAGGTGACGGTCGACGACCGCTGCATCGTGATGGCGAACGGCGTATTCAAGATCTTGAAGGGGCCGGCGTAG
- a CDS encoding oleate hydratase, whose product MKAYFIGGGIGSLAGAAFLIRDANLSGRDVVIYEAQPLVGGSLDGALLENGAYSLRGGRMLTTDHYECTWDLLSDIPSLERPGHSVRDETVAFNVENPAHSRARLVDRNRFKIDVSHMGFTARDRLELLRLTEASEETLGDSRITDWLSPKFFESNFWYMWQTTFAFQPWHSAVELKRYLHRFMNEFPRIETLAGVKRTVYNQYDAIVRPLEDWLKRQGVQFVRGTRVTDMAFEQAGEKLRVRQLVLDRDGRTANVRIEDGDLVFFQNGSMTDASSLGTMTEPAPHLTKADSQGWALWETIARGRPEFGNPSAFNSSIPESYWLSFTVTCRDPRFFDRMEAFSGNKAGTGGLVTFRDSNWLMSVVLYHQPHFAGQPKNVQVFWGYALHPDRVGNFVARPMSDCGGADILRELCGHLNFDRAVFDDAICIPCRMPYITSMFMPRSISDRPLPVPTNSVNLAFVSQFVEIPEDVVFTVEYSVRAAQTAVYQLMKIDRPVPAVTRHDKSLAVMFATLEKAFA is encoded by the coding sequence ATGAAGGCTTATTTCATCGGCGGCGGCATCGGATCGCTCGCCGGCGCGGCGTTCCTGATCCGTGATGCGAATCTGTCAGGGCGCGACGTCGTGATCTACGAGGCGCAGCCGCTGGTCGGCGGCAGTCTCGACGGTGCGTTGCTCGAGAACGGCGCCTATTCGCTGCGCGGCGGCCGGATGCTCACCACCGACCATTACGAATGCACCTGGGATCTTCTGTCGGACATCCCTTCGCTCGAACGTCCGGGCCACAGCGTGCGCGACGAGACCGTGGCGTTCAACGTGGAGAACCCCGCGCATTCGCGCGCGCGCCTGGTCGATCGCAACCGCTTCAAGATCGATGTCTCGCATATGGGCTTCACCGCCCGCGATCGACTCGAACTGCTGCGCCTCACCGAAGCGTCGGAAGAGACGTTGGGGGACAGTCGCATCACCGACTGGCTGTCGCCAAAATTCTTCGAATCGAACTTCTGGTACATGTGGCAGACCACCTTTGCCTTCCAGCCCTGGCACAGCGCCGTCGAGCTGAAGCGCTATCTGCACCGCTTCATGAACGAATTCCCGCGCATCGAGACGCTCGCCGGCGTCAAGCGCACGGTCTACAATCAATATGATGCGATCGTGCGGCCGCTCGAGGACTGGCTGAAGCGGCAAGGCGTGCAATTCGTGCGGGGCACGCGCGTCACCGACATGGCCTTCGAGCAGGCAGGCGAGAAGCTGCGGGTGCGCCAACTCGTGCTCGACCGCGATGGCCGCACCGCCAATGTCCGTATCGAGGACGGTGACCTCGTGTTCTTCCAGAACGGCTCGATGACGGACGCCTCGAGCCTCGGCACCATGACCGAGCCCGCGCCGCATCTGACCAAGGCCGACAGCCAGGGCTGGGCGCTCTGGGAGACGATTGCGAGGGGACGTCCCGAATTCGGCAACCCGTCGGCGTTCAACAGCTCGATTCCCGAATCCTACTGGCTGTCGTTCACGGTGACTTGCCGTGACCCGCGCTTCTTCGACCGGATGGAAGCGTTTTCCGGCAACAAGGCCGGCACCGGCGGGCTCGTGACCTTCAGGGATTCCAACTGGCTGATGTCGGTCGTCCTCTATCACCAGCCGCACTTCGCCGGCCAGCCGAAGAACGTCCAGGTGTTCTGGGGCTACGCGCTGCATCCCGATCGCGTCGGCAATTTCGTCGCCAGGCCGATGTCGGATTGCGGCGGTGCCGACATCCTGAGGGAGCTCTGCGGCCATTTGAATTTCGACCGCGCCGTGTTCGACGACGCGATCTGCATTCCCTGCCGCATGCCCTACATCACCAGCATGTTCATGCCGCGCAGCATCAGCGACCGGCCGCTGCCGGTGCCGACGAATTCGGTGAACCTCGCTTTCGTCAGCCAGTTCGTCGAGATTCCCGAAGACGTCGTCTTCACCGTCGAATATTCGGTGCGCGCGGCGCAGACGGCGGTCTATCAGCTGATGAAGATCGACCGCCCGGTGCCGGCCGTGACCCGCCACGACAAGTCGCTCGCCGTGATGTTCGCGACGCTGGAGAAGGCGTTCGCGTGA
- a CDS encoding CoA transferase subunit A: MTEIVALEALAARVAPGQSLAIPVDGSGVAMAATAALLEAGIHDLKLICVPISGMQADLLIGAGSIASLETSAVSLGEAGAAPRFTAGVKNGSFTIRDSTCPAIYAGLLAAQKGVPFMPIAGIIGSDLLNVRPDWRVIDSPVGETRKVVVVPAISPDVALFHAPEADRAGNVRIGRHRELADLAYASKRTLVTVERIVDRNLLESEDSAAGVLPSLYVDGIAVAARGAWPLALWDEYPADEAEIARYAAMARSEDGFRAYLSTFLTHRRQVA, encoded by the coding sequence ATGACCGAGATCGTTGCGCTGGAGGCGCTGGCTGCGCGCGTTGCACCTGGCCAGTCGCTGGCAATCCCCGTCGACGGTTCGGGCGTGGCGATGGCGGCGACCGCAGCGCTGTTGGAGGCCGGCATCCATGACCTCAAGCTGATCTGCGTGCCGATCTCGGGCATGCAGGCCGATCTCCTGATCGGCGCAGGTAGCATCGCCTCGCTCGAAACCAGCGCGGTGTCTCTGGGCGAAGCCGGCGCCGCGCCGCGCTTCACGGCCGGCGTCAAGAACGGCTCCTTCACGATCCGCGACTCCACCTGCCCCGCGATCTATGCCGGCCTGCTCGCCGCGCAGAAGGGCGTGCCGTTCATGCCGATCGCCGGCATCATCGGCAGCGATCTGCTCAACGTGCGGCCGGACTGGCGGGTGATCGACAGTCCCGTCGGCGAGACGCGCAAGGTGGTCGTGGTGCCCGCGATCTCGCCTGATGTCGCGCTGTTTCACGCGCCCGAGGCCGACCGTGCCGGCAATGTCCGCATCGGCCGGCATCGCGAACTCGCCGACCTCGCTTATGCTTCGAAGCGCACGCTGGTCACCGTGGAGCGCATCGTCGATCGCAATCTGCTGGAAAGCGAGGATTCCGCCGCTGGCGTGCTGCCCTCGCTCTATGTCGACGGCATCGCGGTCGCCGCGCGCGGCGCGTGGCCGCTGGCGCTGTGGGACGAATATCCGGCCGACGAGGCCGAGATCGCGCGCTACGCGGCGATGGCGCGCAGCGAGGACGGCTTTCGCGCCTATCTCTCGACCTTCCTGACCCATCGCAGGCAGGTGGCCTGA
- a CDS encoding cysteine hydrolase family protein encodes MPHPLPALIVVDVQRAFDEWEAAGKRRNNPHAVARIADLLAAFRARGAPIFHIRHEGTKPNSTFLPSRSGYAVKDEAREQGGEVVIVKRVNSAFIGTDLETRLRTDNIATLVICGATTNHCVETTTRMAGNLGFDAQLVRDATWTFDRVGPDGETHSAEEIHAMTLTNLNGEFARIVTTNEVIASLAALRQ; translated from the coding sequence ATGCCCCATCCCCTCCCTGCTCTCATCGTTGTCGACGTCCAACGGGCATTCGACGAATGGGAGGCTGCGGGCAAGCGGCGCAACAATCCGCATGCGGTGGCGCGCATCGCGGACCTGCTCGCAGCATTCAGGGCGCGCGGCGCGCCGATCTTCCACATCCGCCACGAAGGCACCAAGCCGAACTCGACCTTCCTGCCCTCGCGTTCCGGCTATGCCGTCAAGGACGAAGCGCGCGAGCAGGGCGGCGAGGTCGTGATCGTCAAGCGCGTCAACAGCGCCTTCATCGGCACCGACCTCGAGACACGCCTGCGCACTGACAACATCGCTACGCTGGTGATCTGCGGTGCCACCACCAATCATTGCGTGGAGACGACGACACGCATGGCCGGCAATCTCGGCTTCGATGCGCAACTCGTGCGCGATGCGACCTGGACATTCGACCGCGTCGGCCCCGATGGTGAGACGCATTCGGCCGAGGAGATCCACGCGATGACGTTGACGAATCTGAATGGTGAATTCGCCCGCATCGTGACCACGAACGAGGTGATCGCTTCGCTTGCAGCGCTGCGACAATAG